The Drosophila nasuta strain 15112-1781.00 chromosome 2R, ASM2355853v1, whole genome shotgun sequence genome segment ATACTTTACCCTCTTTGGTAAACGAACACTGGCCTCCTCGCGCAGCATGAAGAACAGCGCATTCGACAAGCCGTTGCGCCAAAATACTGGTTCAATGCCCCTGTACAGCTCCCGAAATCCATAATTCGTAACTACATAtctgaaaaaaaagaatatacacATTAAAATCAGTTTAAATGAGATTTTCGAACAGGTTTAATAACCTGAAAGGAACAGACTATATAATTATAGTACATCCATCATTCCTTTGACTTAAACATTCATACTTTATACCTaaagttataaaattttatttgcaaaacaatttcaaactttcaagtttattttagaTTGAATTAAGATCTTTAAAAAAgcagaaatatatttacaggTGAATAAATAGCTTTTCCCTAACTTTCATTAATTGTATAAGcctttaatatattaaaaactataaatttaacggatttaagcatattaaaggattataaaatttgaaatttttaaaatcaactCAAACTGGTCACACAATGTCGTTTAAGGAACATAAATCAAGATCAGCTTGACTagttttaaagaatttaacaACGATTGATTAAGGATCTTTCATACATCTGTTTCCTAACTTTCAACtttataattctttaataTGTAGAAAAGAAACACATATTTTAACGGACTTTAGcatattaatgaattttaaaattgaaagcttGAAATTCCACTGTAGCTGGTCACACTACGGTATTTACGGTATTTCACTCACCTAAACGCACTCTGCGTGTTGGAGAAATACCGATGGAACTTTGAATCAGCCAGCAGCGTTTGGACACGTTCGAATGGCAATAAAATTGATTCCACGCTGCCGGCAACAACTCCAGCTATGACTTTAGCGCCGTGATCGTTCAGACGATAATCCTCGACCAGATAACGTCGCGTGCCATCGAATACGCCAAACATAATGGACAGCGAGATCGTTTTTTGTGCAAGCGGCGGCAACATGCCGCGATATAGGAATCCCAGACCCTCGTGACGCAGCTGCAGTAACGCCGATCCCATGGGAACGCCGTGCAGCATTTGCCGGAATATGAGTTTGTAGATGGGATATGTGACGGCGATGTTGACGAATGCGGAACCGCAGCCACAGGCAAATTCCTCCCACTGGAAGGCGCCAAAGAAGCGATCTAGAAAGACATTTCCAGGGCTGCGGGGTGAAATAATcacagcagccgctgctgaCACATCCGCCGGCGTCGTTTCGTCACTTGTtggcgatgacgacgatgaggaggtggtggaggaggatgatgatgatgatgatgatgatagcACAGCAACATCGGCAgctttcattgttgttgctgttttgtttggtCGTCACTAAGCAGGCGTCGTGTGTGCGTTCGCTAACTTGTTACCATTGTTTATGGCGGTAGGCCGCTaatgattttttgtttgctttgccgtttatttgttttggtcTCGCATTCACATCGAATTCgcttaattacaaattatataatgtAGAATGCAGATTTTTACGGCGAAACGTCGTCCAGTGTGGTCAAGGAGTTTCACATAGCTATTATTAGCACACCGTTCGTTGACATTCCATGTTGATTGCCGACGATATGATTCTCAGTTACGAATATCAGGtatttgattaatttgcaggtaataatacaatttaaaaatagatcGATTGCAGAGACATCTGTGCGTAAACAGCGAGCGACAACACTGTTTTTACATAGATTCTGATGGTATTATCAGCATTATCGATAGTCGTAATTAATCGTCATGCAACAACACTAGAGGTGGAGGAACAATATCGATTTTTTCAGCCAAATAggtaaaattatattattattaaataaactcATTAACTTTCACGTAAAATTTGTTgattaaaaaaagatttgttttatttaacaactGTGTCACTAGgaaatttatcaaataattaTCGATACATGTAAGAGTTTATTTGTACAACTACACAACTTTCAAACTTATTGCAAATGTTAAAAGCATCATAGTAATGATAATTtgaaaagaatattaaaaagaaattattacaTCCATTACGCCTACTACAATTGAACTTTTGAGCTTTAAATAATAGAATACAAATTAAACTTGTCAAACATGCATGATGGACTTTAGCGCGCCAAGCGGAAGCATAAGTTGGCAGGTCTGTTTGCACTGACAACTCTGACAAATGTCAAGCGCAGCCAACTTCacctcttttctctctctttttgacGTGCTCTTAGCATATTAGCGGTTCGTACAATTCctaaaaatctataaattccATTGACATCAACGCGAAATGTAGCCAAATAGTGAATTAAATCGCAAACTGAATAATGCTATATGTTATTAGTGTCAAGATTTCGATGGCACATCTTTTGGCCAAAGTGTTAAAACTTTGTTGACATTTTGCATACACAGACAAAACATAAACTTATAATGGATGTCTCTTGAACAATTGCAGCTCCAAAATGACCATTCGTCCAGCATATAGGCCCACGATTGTGAAGAAGCGCACCAAGCACTTCATTCGCCACCAGTCGGATCGTTATGCTAAGTTGTCGGTAAGTGCTCAACATAAAATTCAGTTCCTATCGGGCAATTGATTTAACCCTGTTCTTTTATTGTGCAGCACAAATGGCGCAAGCCCAAGGGTATCGACAACAGAGTGCGTCGTCGCTTCAAGGGCCAATACCTGATGCCCAACATCGGTTACGGTTCCAACAAGCGTACCCGCCACATGCTGCCCACAGGCTTCAAGAAGTTCCTCGTCCACAACGTCAAGGAACTGGAAGTGCTGCTTATGCAGAACCGCGTCTACTGCGCTGAGATTGCGCACGGCGTCTCGTCGAAGAAGCGCAAGGAGATTGTTGAGCGTGCCAAGCAATTGTCGGTGCGTCTAACAAATCCCAACGGTCGTCTGCGTTCCCAGGAGAACGAATAAGCTTAAGTTTACAATTCGCTCTAACGGAGTTGTTTTTATAACGTGGTCGGAATACAAATTTGAGACGTTTAAAGtggataaacaaaaaaacaacaaatgatgctgtagtttcttttttgtagTGATTAAGTTCAAGTGAAAAACGcagttttaaaaaatgtttgtcaGGCTGTTTTAATTGGACGTCGTTATAGGAATGCTTTCCGCTATTCAAATGTGAAggacaaaaaatattttgtttttgagaAGATGAATGAGCTTGGGAATCATTTTACTACATTTATTCAGCTTTAACGAAAGAATTGTTTTAGAATCATAGTCAAgctagaaatatttttggcagTTGAGAAACAATTTAGCATGTCTTTAGTCAAACTACATTTATTTTAGCTTTACAAAGTAATATTGGTTTTTGTGCAGTTTTAAGACttacagaaattgtaaatagCAAGCCACATGCAAGTGCTTTAATTTAGATTTTGATTTTCTGTTGATGTCTCGACTACTTGAGAACAACGTCATGATCGAATTGCAAATGATGTTCCAGTTCCTTTTTATTCTCAAAGTTGGTGCTACATATCAGACACAAGGCCGACGAATTATCATCATTGTCGGACATTATAACAGTGACAGCTTGCTCCGATTCATCGACATCCACCTGCAGTTCCTCCACCACCTGATCATCCGTTGGAACGTCTTCTCGTACCCCATAAACCACATCGCCATCATGGGTTTTCATGTGCATCTTCAGAGTGTAGCGTTCGGTGAATGATTTGGGACAAACCGAGCAATAATGTCTGGGACGATTCTCTTTGTGGATGAGCGTGTGATGATTGAAGGTCTTGCGTGACTTGAACGAGACATTGCAAATGCTGCAGATGATGGGATTCTCTTCGGCCTCGTGTCGTAATCGATGATTATAAAGCAGATTATCCTGCGAGAATCGTAGTCCACACTTCTCACATTGGTATTTTTTCTTATCCCAGTGCATGCGCATGTGTCGCAACGTGTTTACTGGACGCGAGAAACTCTTAGGACAGTAACGACACTGTTTCTCTGTCTTGCCTTCGTGTACGTTCATGTGCAGCTCCAGATATTCCTCGTCGCGACGAATGATGCCACAAATTGGACAgacgtgtgtttgtgtcttaCAGTGCTCCTCAGTGATGTGTTTCTGGAGTTGATAACGAGAGTTGAAGGCTTTGGAGCAAGTGCTGCACTCTTGTTTCATGCGCTTGGGAATGTTTTGAAATTTGCCTTGCTTGCTGGCGAAATCCTCTAGTTTAACGGCCTCGTCGGACTTATCTTCACATATGAATTCCTCATCGTCATCtacatcatcgtcatcgtcatacTCGTCCTCGAACTCTTCTTTAATCTCCATGCTATTATCATCCTCTGCTGCCTCCCcgtcctcctcctcttcctccttaACAAGCTCTACGAATAGAGCTTCAGCTTCCGCGTCGCCGTCGGTGGCTTCTTGAGCCGTTTTATCGGTATATTCAACTAACATGTCGTCTACGAAATCATTTGTAAGTGCTGCCTTCAATTGCTTCGTAAGTCTCTTTTGAGACACCATTAAATTCACCATAATCGTGTCGTAGTCGGCTAAATCCTTAAAACATTTGGGACAGAATTGTGTATCATCCTTCAAATCAAGTTGCATTTTCATGCAGCTGGCAAGATGTGTGAGCACCACACCGATGCTCTTGTGTGAGGATGGTACTTTAGAAGCTAGCATTTTATAATCAGCAGTACCATGCAGATCGACGGCTCCGCAAAAGAAGCATGAATTCATGtttctgtttgttgtgtgtgtctggctccaaaattatgtttacaaaacgggttttttttttgcttttaggGATGTCAATGTTTTAGGGATGAACCGATATGATAATATTTTTGCGAGTGCTAACACTTTTATTAGAGATTTTTTCTTGACTCCACTATTACGTGGAGTGTGACTGCAGTTGcgtttgcaaaatataccatatgtcATTGACAATTATACTAGCACATACCAGTTAAGCGGTTACTAGTTTCAGTGCatatatttgagtattatAGTGATTATTATTTTGAGATATTTGATGATTATTCAAATACCTTAATGTGTAAGCTTATAATACCCAGTAATTACATTCtaatgtataaaaaaaggaatttaCACTTTACGACGGTCACATTCCTTTCAGACTTGTTTTCGATTATTGTTAACGTCGGCTATCGGTTTCAATTACAATCGTTATCgtgaatttgaaaaatgttgaaatcgaaattgaaataatgaaaaacgaactttttctttttaatttgtattttatttatcacaTATTACATTGCTTActactaattaattaattttgagaaCCTCTGTCAGTTGAAAACTTATTCGATCACTTTCATTATCCAATGTGTCCGAATGTATTATATTACGGGTTTTCGAAAGAATATAATCCTTTCTGGGCCTGGCAAAAAGAGCTCTTCTGACGCGTAGAATAACTCAGCGTCTTGTTCAATATTGTTGAGAAGTTACCATTAGGACAGGAAGAACCCAGAACCTCATGTCTACCAAAACCGTCTCGTAATTTTGTCAACACAGAGTGCAGAATTTTTAAACGCTTTATAATACGTTTCGGATCAATTTGATTAGATAGTTCTAGAACTGCTTGACATTCTCGCAATATTGCAACAAAATCCTGATGCAAACGCTGACCATCTTCGCTAAGTTCTTGATAATTCAActtcaattgaaaatgttggTACAAAATATCTCCCATTTGGGCGATCTTCAGCAACTGATCCTTTGGGCAATTTTTATCGGCAATATGAATGCTATCGGCTAGCATATCCAAATAACTGCTTATCAGGGCTCTACTGTCAATGATCTCATGGATGACATTGCGGAATATCACAATCTCCTCGATAAAATGATGTTCCAATATATCAGCATGTTGCAATCCATTACTCGAGGACTGCAGCTGAAAAGCTGGAACTATGCAGGAATCTAGCGATTCCATGGACGCCAAGCAACTGCGTACAATAGTCTTGGTCTTGACATCTTCCGTGAAAGCAATAGCAATGACTCCAATTTGCTGTATACGATCCATATTCATATCAAAGTCCGAGATGAGTTTATTAATCATCATCTCGGGAGCTTCTCCGTGGTGCAGCACGTTTTTCAACCTGGTTATAGAGATTTCCTCCACATCCAGCAGACTCGTGAGAACCAAACGCAGCAGTGCCTCATTAAGATACGTCTCCAGGGAATATAATGCACGCTGCAGCGACAAAGCCTCCAACTTGCGATCACCAGCATTTAATGCATCAAAGTTTTTCTG includes the following:
- the LOC132787453 gene encoding mitochondrial nicotinamide adenine dinucleotide transporter SLC25A51, whose translation is MKAADVAVLSSSSSSSSSSTTSSSSSSPTSDETTPADVSAAAAVIISPRSPGNVFLDRFFGAFQWEEFACGCGSAFVNIAVTYPIYKLIFRQMLHGVPMGSALLQLRHEGLGFLYRGMLPPLAQKTISLSIMFGVFDGTRRYLVEDYRLNDHGAKVIAGVVAGSVESILLPFERVQTLLADSKFHRYFSNTQSAFRYVVTNYGFRELYRGIEPVFWRNGLSNALFFMLREEASVRLPKRKSVSSRTAQEFFAGAVIGASISTLFYPLNVIKVSLQSDMGHRTEGSWHACKRIYRERDSRIGNFYRGCAFNTGRSFISWGIMNTAYENLKKLFHQRRLHPPTKQLSSNK
- the LOC132787456 gene encoding large ribosomal subunit protein eL32 is translated as MTIRPAYRPTIVKKRTKHFIRHQSDRYAKLSHKWRKPKGIDNRVRRRFKGQYLMPNIGYGSNKRTRHMLPTGFKKFLVHNVKELEVLLMQNRVYCAEIAHGVSSKKRKEIVERAKQLSVRLTNPNGRLRSQENE
- the LOC132787450 gene encoding serendipity locus protein delta gives rise to the protein MNSCFFCGAVDLHGTADYKMLASKVPSSHKSIGVVLTHLASCMKMQLDLKDDTQFCPKCFKDLADYDTIMVNLMVSQKRLTKQLKAALTNDFVDDMLVEYTDKTAQEATDGDAEAEALFVELVKEEEEEDGEAAEDDNSMEIKEEFEDEYDDDDDVDDDEEFICEDKSDEAVKLEDFASKQGKFQNIPKRMKQECSTCSKAFNSRYQLQKHITEEHCKTQTHVCPICGIIRRDEEYLELHMNVHEGKTEKQCRYCPKSFSRPVNTLRHMRMHWDKKKYQCEKCGLRFSQDNLLYNHRLRHEAEENPIICSICNVSFKSRKTFNHHTLIHKENRPRHYCSVCPKSFTERYTLKMHMKTHDGDVVYGVREDVPTDDQVVEELQVDVDESEQAVTVIMSDNDDNSSALCLICSTNFENKKELEHHLQFDHDVVLK
- the LOC132787354 gene encoding serendipity locus protein alpha; this encodes MDKLFNQLSVCTELIEEGSNGNISWLNEFCAAFHTFASKFKLYLPELAPRYDIDGNVKIHVETIFLCFTQVLTCITQLERIINIEENIGEDTRLFTTRSHFLNRIDWCVKRLNASLYQISEEVATSSQVKLEDLSFVELLDMSLDKLETYNEIVGENKDGDNEDATPDQPHDELYSEVNQIVKHALAFANVALAADEKALREICETVLEECSVFQKNFDALNAGDRKLEALSLQRALYSLETYLNEALLRLVLTSLLDVEEISITRLKNVLHHGEAPEMMINKLISDFDMNMDRIQQIGVIAIAFTEDVKTKTIVRSCLASMESLDSCIVPAFQLQSSSNGLQHADILEHHFIEEIVIFRNVIHEIIDSRALISSYLDMLADSIHIADKNCPKDQLLKIAQMGDILYQHFQLKLNYQELSEDGQRLHQDFVAILRECQAVLELSNQIDPKRIIKRLKILHSVLTKLRDGFGRHEVLGSSCPNGNFSTILNKTLSYSTRQKSSFCQAQKGLYSFENP